From the genome of Pseudoalteromonas nigrifaciens, one region includes:
- the glpK gene encoding glycerol kinase GlpK: MSKYILSIDQGTTSSRAILFTKDADVFGTAQQGFSQHFPKNGWVEHDPYDIWQTVLSTSREVLTKNNVKPEEVIAIGITNQRETTLVWNKKTGKAIYNAIVWQDRRTSDYCESLSTNDFCQTISDKTGLILDPYFSATKIRWILDNVEGAREQALAGELAFGTVDTYLLWHLTGGKEHRTDATNASRTMLFNIHTQQWDPELLDLFEVPESMLPEVMDSADEFGSTSDNIFGSPIRICGIAGDQQAALVGHACFEQGMAKSTYGTGCFLMLNTGEKALTSENRLLTTVAYRLNGKSTYAIEGSIFMAGATMQWIVEGLKLLSHAGESESIVKDVPLDHGVFLVPSFTGLGAPYWDPNARGAILGLTRDSGISTIVAAALQSVGYQTKDLQKAMERDGLRPSVLRVDGGMVKNNWAMAFLSNILGATVERPTVSETTSLGVAYLAGLQAGVYESTEQLSKMWTCDHRFEPTMSVDERNELYAKWQHCVAQVCLTNDSCDQ, translated from the coding sequence ATGTCTAAATACATACTATCGATTGATCAAGGCACCACAAGCTCTCGGGCCATTTTGTTTACAAAGGATGCTGACGTTTTTGGTACAGCACAACAAGGGTTTTCTCAGCACTTTCCAAAAAATGGTTGGGTAGAGCACGACCCTTACGATATTTGGCAAACAGTGCTTAGTACTAGCCGTGAAGTGTTAACTAAAAACAATGTGAAGCCTGAAGAAGTTATTGCCATTGGTATAACTAATCAACGCGAAACTACCTTGGTGTGGAATAAAAAAACAGGAAAAGCTATTTACAATGCAATTGTTTGGCAAGATCGCCGCACCAGTGATTACTGCGAAAGCTTAAGTACAAATGATTTTTGCCAAACTATAAGCGACAAAACAGGCTTGATACTCGACCCGTACTTTTCCGCCACTAAAATCCGTTGGATTTTAGATAACGTGGAAGGTGCTCGCGAACAAGCGCTTGCCGGCGAGCTTGCTTTTGGGACAGTTGATACTTATTTACTTTGGCACCTAACCGGTGGGAAAGAACACCGTACTGATGCAACGAATGCATCGCGCACCATGTTATTTAATATCCATACTCAACAGTGGGATCCAGAATTACTCGATTTATTTGAGGTTCCAGAATCCATGCTGCCAGAAGTGATGGACTCAGCAGATGAATTTGGTTCAACGAGTGATAATATTTTTGGTTCGCCAATCCGTATCTGTGGTATTGCAGGTGACCAACAAGCCGCACTTGTAGGTCATGCATGCTTCGAACAAGGAATGGCAAAAAGCACCTATGGTACAGGTTGCTTTCTCATGCTTAATACCGGTGAAAAAGCACTTACTTCTGAAAATCGTTTGTTAACCACTGTTGCATATCGCTTAAATGGCAAATCAACTTATGCTATTGAAGGCAGTATTTTTATGGCTGGCGCAACCATGCAGTGGATTGTTGAAGGCTTGAAACTACTAAGCCATGCTGGTGAAAGTGAGTCGATAGTAAAAGATGTACCACTGGATCATGGCGTATTCCTAGTTCCTTCATTCACAGGGCTTGGCGCTCCGTATTGGGATCCTAATGCGCGTGGCGCTATTTTAGGCCTCACACGTGACTCAGGTATTAGCACCATCGTTGCCGCAGCGTTGCAATCGGTAGGTTATCAAACTAAAGATTTACAAAAGGCGATGGAGCGTGATGGTTTGCGCCCAAGTGTACTGCGTGTTGATGGTGGTATGGTTAAAAATAATTGGGCAATGGCGTTTTTATCAAATATTTTAGGTGCGACAGTTGAGCGTCCTACAGTAAGCGAAACAACTTCTCTAGGTGTCGCTTACTTAGCAGGTCTTCAAGCAGGGGTTTACGAGTCAACAGAGCAATTATCTAAAATGTGGACATGTGATCACCGTTTCGAACCAACAATGAGCGTCGACGAACGTAACGAGCTATATGCAAAATGGCAGCACTGTGTTGCTCAAGTTTGCTTAACTAATGATAGTTGTGACCAGTAA
- the glpD gene encoding glycerol-3-phosphate dehydrogenase: MKLADNEYDLLVIGGGVNGTGIAADAAGRGLKVLLCEQSDLASATSSNSSKLIHGGLRYLEHYEFRLVKEALAEREVLLKNAPHIMWPLTFRLPHQKHLRPAWMIRIGLFMYDNLAKRVTLPASKSIKFGEHSVLEPTITKGFEYADGWVDDSRLVILNALAAQERGAVIATQTKCVKAHREQGTWQVTLEQQETKQHYDISVRGIVNAAGPWVAKLFDETLEEKSPQNIRLVKGSHIVVPRIHDESHAYILQNKDNRIVFVLPFEDDYSLIGTTDVEYNGAAQDVKISDEEIDYLIDITNNYFKKLIKREDIVHTFSGVRPLLDDESVNAQAVTRDYKLELSSDGQRTPLLSVFGGKITTYRKLAEAAINKLESFYPQIGKPWTKHNVLPGGDFSSVKTLKKQLKSSYKWLPEVLLNRLIRTYGTRAVNVLGGTKQLSDLGQNFGHNLYAAEVDYLLNYEWANSTSDILWRRTKLGLRFNPEQITTLNHYIEYSKSAKSA; this comes from the coding sequence GTGAAATTAGCAGATAATGAATATGACTTACTCGTCATCGGTGGTGGCGTAAACGGCACAGGCATAGCAGCTGATGCTGCAGGAAGAGGGCTTAAAGTACTTTTGTGCGAACAGTCTGATTTAGCTTCTGCAACATCTTCAAATAGTTCCAAGCTGATCCATGGTGGACTGCGCTACCTAGAGCATTACGAATTTAGATTAGTAAAAGAAGCGCTAGCTGAGCGTGAAGTACTTCTAAAAAATGCTCCCCACATTATGTGGCCACTTACTTTTAGATTACCACATCAGAAACATCTGCGCCCAGCTTGGATGATTCGGATTGGTCTGTTTATGTACGATAACTTGGCTAAACGGGTTACCTTGCCTGCGTCTAAAAGTATAAAATTTGGCGAACATAGTGTATTAGAGCCTACAATCACTAAAGGCTTTGAATATGCGGATGGGTGGGTTGATGACTCTCGTTTAGTCATTTTAAATGCATTAGCCGCTCAAGAAAGAGGCGCTGTTATTGCCACACAAACAAAATGCGTGAAAGCGCACCGCGAGCAAGGCACATGGCAAGTAACCCTAGAACAGCAAGAGACTAAACAGCACTATGATATTTCAGTTAGAGGTATTGTAAATGCTGCAGGCCCTTGGGTTGCTAAATTGTTTGATGAAACACTTGAAGAAAAATCGCCACAAAATATTCGCCTTGTAAAGGGCAGTCATATTGTTGTACCGCGTATTCATGATGAATCACATGCTTATATTTTACAAAATAAAGATAATCGCATTGTGTTTGTGTTGCCATTTGAGGATGATTATTCTCTAATTGGTACTACCGATGTTGAATATAATGGTGCTGCACAGGATGTAAAAATAAGTGACGAAGAAATCGATTATCTTATCGATATTACTAATAACTACTTTAAAAAGCTTATTAAACGTGAAGATATAGTACATACCTTTTCTGGGGTAAGGCCATTACTTGATGACGAGTCGGTTAATGCACAGGCTGTTACTCGGGACTATAAATTAGAACTTTCAAGTGACGGTCAGCGCACGCCGTTACTGAGTGTATTTGGCGGTAAAATTACCACTTATCGAAAACTTGCAGAAGCAGCAATTAATAAGCTTGAAAGCTTTTATCCGCAAATAGGCAAACCATGGACGAAACATAATGTTTTGCCCGGTGGTGATTTTAGCTCTGTAAAAACACTTAAAAAACAATTAAAATCAAGCTATAAGTGGTTACCAGAGGTACTCTTAAATCGTTTGATACGTACTTATGGTACGCGTGCTGTAAATGTTTTAGGTGGCACAAAGCAGTTGAGTGATTTAGGTCAAAACTTCGGTCATAATTTATATGCGGCAGAAGTGGATTATCTATTGAATTATGAATGGGCTAATAGTACAAGCGACATATTGTGGCGACGCACAAAGCTAGGACTACGTTTCAATCCTGAACAAATTACTACACTTAATCACTATATTGAGTACAGCAAGTCAGCTAAAAGTGCTTAA
- a CDS encoding 2-dehydro-3-deoxygalactonokinase: MTASPSFIAVDWGTSHLRAYLCEVQTQSTFKLLAQRDGPGVVKASQHFGQTLVDTVGDWEQEYGSLPIYISGQITSNIGWHVTPYLECPINPEELLNLAVSFSYAGLTIKALPGTKCMLKNNLFDVMRGEELQILGFLKENPEYQHVKVLLCLPGTHTKWVLLDRGEIICFKTAMTGELYDLLCNQSVLIPNDCAKGEFDWESFEQGCELTLGSDNGNLAHGIFSVRTRQLSKDLTPVQAKAYLSGVLIGSDVRASRHASEWQLLSDTQVVVIGTEQLNKCFITALKQIGVKSIGVDVKAATLSGFNYLFNLEMKE, encoded by the coding sequence TTGACTGCTTCACCATCTTTTATTGCTGTTGACTGGGGAACGAGCCATTTACGTGCTTATTTATGTGAAGTACAAACGCAATCAACATTTAAGTTATTAGCGCAACGCGACGGACCCGGCGTAGTAAAAGCTAGCCAACACTTTGGGCAAACCTTAGTTGATACAGTTGGTGACTGGGAGCAAGAGTATGGCAGTTTACCTATTTATATTTCAGGGCAGATCACCTCGAATATTGGCTGGCATGTAACGCCTTATTTAGAGTGTCCAATTAACCCTGAAGAGTTACTTAATTTAGCAGTGAGTTTTAGTTATGCGGGACTTACTATAAAGGCGTTACCTGGTACAAAGTGCATGCTAAAAAATAATTTATTTGACGTAATGCGTGGTGAAGAACTTCAAATTTTGGGGTTTTTAAAAGAAAACCCCGAATACCAGCATGTTAAAGTGCTACTTTGTTTGCCGGGTACCCATACAAAGTGGGTGTTATTAGACCGCGGTGAAATAATATGCTTTAAAACAGCAATGACCGGTGAATTATACGATTTATTATGTAATCAAAGTGTTTTAATTCCTAACGATTGCGCAAAAGGAGAGTTTGACTGGGAATCATTTGAACAAGGTTGTGAGCTTACTTTAGGTAGTGATAACGGGAACTTGGCGCATGGTATTTTTAGTGTGCGTACTCGTCAACTTTCAAAGGATTTAACTCCAGTACAAGCAAAAGCATATTTATCGGGCGTCTTAATTGGCAGCGATGTAAGAGCATCTCGCCATGCTAGCGAATGGCAATTATTAAGTGATACGCAAGTAGTAGTTATTGGTACAGAGCAACTTAATAAATGTTTTATTACAGCACTGAAGCAAATCGGTGTTAAGAGTATTGGGGTTGATGTTAAAGCAGCGACGCTTAGTGGCTTTAATTATTTATTTAATTTAGAGATGAAAGAATAG
- a CDS encoding SDR family NAD(P)-dependent oxidoreductase, whose amino-acid sequence MNTLAQYHSLRGKVIFITGGASGIGKAMVESFAKQDAKVAFIDIDDDSARVLINSLPEANLWYRQVDVTDSYALQKSLVDASLVLGNINVLVNNVANDRRQASEEVTVNDWEQCLQINLNPAFFASQVAMSFMQKENSGSIINFSSINAIMGQPQMAGYVTAKAGIIGMTKALARDYGEFGIRVNAILPGWVATKRQLASWFTEEEQVKWMAAMALKKLVTPEDVANLALFLAADESSMITGQSIKIDGGRL is encoded by the coding sequence TTGAACACCTTAGCCCAATATCATAGCCTTAGAGGTAAAGTTATCTTTATTACTGGCGGTGCTTCAGGCATCGGAAAGGCAATGGTTGAATCGTTTGCTAAGCAGGATGCTAAAGTGGCATTTATAGATATAGATGATGACTCCGCACGAGTGCTTATTAACAGCCTCCCAGAGGCTAATTTATGGTATAGACAAGTCGATGTAACAGACTCATATGCTCTGCAAAAGTCACTAGTTGATGCGAGTTTAGTTCTTGGTAATATTAATGTACTAGTTAATAACGTAGCAAACGATCGTCGCCAAGCAAGTGAAGAAGTTACGGTTAATGATTGGGAACAATGCTTACAAATAAATTTAAATCCAGCCTTTTTTGCCTCTCAAGTCGCAATGTCTTTTATGCAAAAAGAGAACTCAGGTAGCATAATAAATTTTAGCTCTATTAACGCTATTATGGGGCAACCCCAAATGGCAGGCTATGTAACCGCTAAAGCGGGTATCATAGGAATGACTAAAGCATTAGCTCGAGATTATGGTGAATTTGGTATTCGAGTAAACGCTATTTTACCTGGTTGGGTCGCCACAAAGCGGCAACTAGCAAGCTGGTTTACTGAGGAAGAACAAGTAAAATGGATGGCAGCTATGGCATTAAAAAAATTAGTTACACCTGAGGATGTTGCAAATTTAGCACTATTTTTAGCTGCAGATGAAAGTAGTATGATCACCGGGCAAAGTATTAAAATTGACGGCGGGAGGCTTTAA
- a CDS encoding FadR/GntR family transcriptional regulator, whose product MKSQPRQNLTQQLAHDLGFAIVRGIYPINEGLPSEADLCIKYDVSRSATREAVKMLSAKGLISSRPKQGIRVLPESSWNMFDTDVLRWILSSNPSLSLLKEFTQVRVALEPQAAALAAISATAEQLAEIDNALARMADADKGLDDTLEADIAFHTSILVASNNRFFVQLTEFISTALRVSIRYTNHIKGVPGADVAKHADILNTIKSRNPERAKKAVETILEEALELIESRLV is encoded by the coding sequence ATGAAAAGCCAACCTCGTCAAAATTTAACGCAACAACTCGCTCACGATCTAGGGTTTGCTATTGTGCGTGGTATTTACCCTATAAATGAAGGGCTGCCTTCTGAAGCTGACTTATGTATTAAATACGATGTAAGCCGCAGCGCAACTCGAGAAGCGGTAAAAATGCTCTCAGCTAAAGGGTTAATATCTTCTCGTCCTAAACAAGGTATTCGTGTTCTACCTGAAAGTAGCTGGAATATGTTTGATACTGATGTATTACGCTGGATTCTAAGCAGTAACCCGTCACTTTCATTGTTAAAAGAATTCACCCAAGTACGTGTAGCGCTTGAACCACAGGCTGCAGCCCTTGCAGCTATAAGTGCCACAGCTGAGCAACTCGCAGAAATTGATAATGCATTAGCGCGTATGGCAGATGCTGACAAAGGATTGGATGATACGCTGGAAGCAGATATTGCTTTTCATACTAGTATATTAGTTGCCAGTAATAATCGATTTTTTGTACAGTTAACTGAGTTTATCAGTACAGCTTTACGCGTAAGCATTCGTTATACAAATCATATAAAAGGCGTGCCTGGTGCTGATGTAGCAAAACATGCAGATATTTTAAATACCATTAAATCACGCAACCCTGAACGAGCTAAAAAAGCAGTAGAAACAATTTTAGAAGAAGCCCTTGAATTAATTGAATCTAGATTAGTTTAA
- a CDS encoding alpha-galactosidase, translating to MADTKLFYRLDSANCTVIFDCQRKTPSLLYFGKKLSEQTTETMLAQLATRQEVKCAVVEEAPISLSPLLGEGFTGAPGLELINDSIAWSVGPQLKEVRQPLNSTIEFLSVDTLRGIELLHSITLDNDTDVLSAHTVLTNLGDLPLNVNFCAAPTFPLPDSINKIVSFEGRWANEFQRQSVDLTLGSFVRENRKGKTSHDVFPGLLVHSEGAGEQHGECYGFHLGWSGNNKLRAELLPEGRRYVQMGELLLPGELTLSKGETYQSPNIYSSFSNKGFSALSRNFHRFVKANLLTQAQREKARPVHYNTWEGIYFTHDVDTLKELADKVAPLGVERFVLDDGWFKGRHDDNAGLGDWTVDYDVYPDGLLPIIEHVNGLGMEFGLWFEPEMVNPDSDLYRAHPDWVLGSENNEQLSFRNQFVLDLTRTEVIEYLYTAIHDILVEYPAIKYIKWDMNRDINHAGNFSGKPAVHQQTLALYRLIDRIKAAHPGLEIESCSSGGARVDYGVLAHTDRVWTSDSNDALDRLEIQRGCSFFFPSSVMGAHVGPRDCHITGRNVSIEMRAAVSMFGHMGIEMDPRELTDHEYSALKAAISLHKEHRDFIHAADLYRLDSDDLSINFGLIDERKSKALFAYNSVRETPRTAPNKLRFVGLDADAQYTLSLVWPVKFEEYRPSSIAAVNGQKFTGEALMQFGLQMPISFPQTSLVFELNKI from the coding sequence ATGGCTGACACTAAATTATTTTATCGATTAGACAGTGCAAATTGCACTGTAATTTTCGACTGTCAAAGAAAAACACCTTCGTTACTATACTTTGGTAAAAAATTATCAGAGCAAACTACAGAAACTATGTTAGCTCAACTTGCTACCCGCCAAGAAGTGAAATGTGCTGTAGTTGAAGAAGCACCCATTTCCCTTTCACCATTATTAGGTGAAGGTTTTACTGGTGCACCAGGGCTTGAGTTAATAAATGATTCTATTGCTTGGTCAGTTGGTCCACAGCTTAAAGAAGTTCGCCAGCCTTTAAATTCAACAATTGAGTTTTTAAGTGTAGATACATTACGTGGTATTGAATTACTGCACAGTATTACGCTCGATAATGATACCGATGTATTGAGCGCGCATACTGTACTAACTAATTTAGGCGATTTGCCATTAAACGTTAACTTCTGTGCTGCACCAACATTTCCGTTACCAGATAGCATAAATAAAATTGTAAGCTTCGAGGGTCGTTGGGCGAATGAGTTTCAACGCCAATCAGTTGATTTAACACTAGGTAGTTTTGTACGTGAAAATCGTAAGGGTAAAACATCACACGACGTATTTCCTGGTTTATTAGTACATAGTGAAGGCGCAGGAGAGCAGCATGGCGAGTGTTATGGTTTCCACTTAGGTTGGAGTGGTAATAATAAATTGCGTGCAGAGTTATTACCCGAAGGGCGCCGTTACGTACAAATGGGTGAATTGCTATTACCTGGTGAACTTACTCTTTCTAAAGGCGAAACTTACCAAAGCCCTAATATTTATAGCTCATTCTCAAACAAGGGGTTTAGCGCGCTTTCTCGTAATTTTCACCGTTTTGTTAAAGCAAATCTACTTACTCAAGCACAACGTGAGAAAGCACGTCCGGTGCATTATAATACATGGGAAGGAATTTACTTCACCCATGATGTAGATACTCTTAAAGAGTTAGCTGACAAAGTTGCTCCATTAGGTGTTGAGCGCTTTGTACTTGATGATGGTTGGTTTAAAGGGCGTCATGACGACAATGCAGGACTTGGTGATTGGACTGTAGACTATGATGTGTATCCTGATGGCTTGTTGCCAATAATCGAGCATGTAAATGGCTTAGGTATGGAGTTTGGCCTTTGGTTTGAGCCTGAAATGGTAAACCCAGATAGTGACCTTTACCGTGCTCACCCTGATTGGGTGTTAGGCTCAGAAAATAATGAGCAATTAAGCTTCAGAAATCAATTCGTGCTTGATTTAACTCGTACAGAAGTTATTGAGTACTTATACACAGCAATCCACGATATCTTAGTTGAGTACCCAGCGATAAAGTATATTAAGTGGGATATGAACCGTGATATTAACCATGCAGGTAACTTTTCAGGAAAACCTGCGGTGCATCAACAAACACTTGCACTTTATCGTTTAATTGACCGTATTAAAGCCGCGCATCCTGGGCTTGAAATAGAAAGCTGTTCATCAGGTGGTGCCCGTGTAGATTACGGCGTACTTGCACATACAGACCGTGTATGGACGTCAGATTCTAACGATGCGCTTGATCGCCTTGAAATTCAGCGTGGTTGTTCGTTCTTCTTCCCATCGTCGGTAATGGGGGCTCATGTAGGTCCTCGGGATTGTCACATTACAGGGCGTAACGTAAGTATTGAAATGCGTGCTGCTGTATCAATGTTTGGTCATATGGGCATTGAAATGGACCCACGTGAATTAACTGATCACGAATACAGCGCACTTAAAGCAGCTATTTCTCTACATAAAGAGCATCGTGACTTTATTCATGCTGCAGATTTATACCGCCTTGATAGCGACGATTTATCAATTAACTTTGGTTTAATCGATGAGCGAAAATCAAAAGCATTATTTGCTTATAACAGCGTGCGCGAAACACCGCGTACAGCGCCTAATAAGCTTCGCTTTGTTGGCCTAGATGCTGATGCGCAGTACACACTTAGCTTAGTATGGCCTGTTAAATTTGAAGAGTATCGTCCATCTTCTATTGCTGCGGTAAATGGACAGAAATTCACAGGTGAAGCGTTAATGCAATTTGGTCTACAAATGCCAATATCATTTCCACAAACATCACTTGTTTTTGAACTTAATAAAATTTAA
- a CDS encoding SLC5 family protein: MSDNILQLVVFVFVTALIGGLTYWKCRGQNRNNGQSQTKEYFLAGGGLTWIFVAGSITLTNLSTDQLVGMNGNQMALLVWWELAAIIGLIILAKVFIPVYYKYNCTTTTELLEKRYNNKHIRAVIGGLFFLGNALIYMPAVIYSGALFMQTMFKVDIPLMYIATAFAIIGAVYAFFGGLRAVAVSDTYNGILVLGMAVLVVFLALNAIDYDFSGIPEERLTLIGDADSPIPWPTLLTGMIFIQMFYWGTNQTITQRAMAAPNVKEAQKGIFAAAGIRFLIVPAIVVLPGIISFKLYGDIGDAAYGRIVGDVIPTWLTGVFAAAMAAAVLSTYNSLLNSSTALYVCDIHEAYFNKEPSVVKLSGYVTLLLTSLTLVLVPIYQQADSIINLLQQLNGLLSMPIFSIFVVGLLFKNVDARAGIAAVILGVTMYGMLTFKNSPLHTDLHYIHVMPITLIVCVAFALIVNKVVFGLTAQWAGKSPAIEVIGSAQEQK; encoded by the coding sequence ATGTCAGATAACATTTTACAGTTAGTGGTTTTTGTTTTTGTCACCGCATTAATTGGTGGCCTTACTTATTGGAAATGTCGAGGTCAAAATCGCAATAACGGACAAAGCCAAACCAAAGAGTATTTTTTAGCGGGCGGTGGCCTTACTTGGATTTTTGTTGCAGGTTCGATCACATTAACTAATCTAAGTACCGATCAGCTTGTAGGTATGAATGGTAACCAAATGGCGTTACTAGTTTGGTGGGAATTAGCAGCAATTATTGGCTTAATTATTTTAGCTAAAGTGTTTATTCCAGTTTATTACAAATACAATTGTACTACCACGACAGAGTTATTGGAAAAGCGCTATAACAACAAGCATATTCGCGCTGTTATTGGTGGGTTGTTCTTTTTAGGTAATGCACTTATTTATATGCCAGCGGTAATCTACTCTGGTGCGCTATTTATGCAAACCATGTTTAAAGTGGATATTCCGTTAATGTATATTGCGACAGCCTTTGCCATTATTGGTGCTGTTTATGCCTTTTTTGGTGGCCTGCGTGCAGTTGCTGTATCGGATACCTACAACGGTATACTTGTACTCGGTATGGCTGTTTTAGTGGTGTTTTTAGCACTTAATGCAATTGATTATGATTTTAGCGGTATTCCAGAAGAACGTTTAACATTAATTGGCGATGCTGATTCACCTATTCCGTGGCCAACACTTTTAACCGGCATGATCTTCATTCAAATGTTTTACTGGGGTACTAACCAAACAATTACGCAGCGAGCAATGGCAGCGCCTAATGTTAAAGAAGCGCAAAAAGGTATATTTGCAGCTGCGGGGATTCGCTTTTTAATCGTCCCAGCAATCGTGGTATTACCGGGTATTATTTCGTTTAAGCTTTATGGTGATATTGGCGACGCCGCTTATGGTCGAATTGTGGGCGATGTAATACCTACATGGTTAACAGGTGTGTTTGCCGCAGCAATGGCTGCAGCAGTGCTTTCAACTTATAACAGTTTACTAAACTCATCTACGGCATTATATGTGTGTGATATTCACGAAGCATATTTTAATAAAGAACCAAGTGTTGTAAAGCTAAGTGGTTATGTAACATTGCTACTAACAAGCTTAACGCTTGTACTTGTGCCTATTTATCAACAGGCCGATAGCATCATTAATTTACTGCAACAATTGAATGGCCTGCTAAGCATGCCTATATTTTCTATTTTTGTTGTGGGCTTGCTATTTAAAAATGTTGATGCGCGAGCAGGTATTGCAGCTGTAATCTTAGGAGTTACTATGTACGGTATGCTGACCTTTAAAAACTCACCATTACATACTGATTTGCATTATATTCATGTAATGCCTATTACCTTAATTGTATGCGTAGCTTTTGCATTGATTGTAAATAAGGTTGTATTTGGCTTAACAGCTCAATGGGCTGGTAAGTCACCTGCAATTGAAGTTATTGGATCTGCTCAAGAGCAAAAATAA
- a CDS encoding SapC family protein — protein MAIKKLSNTEHQALKVNPNAAAIYASTKHLLNLRATEVAKVTCDLPVFFARNAQNGSYTISALTSFNANKNLLVNNTKWHALYTPMCMQSYPLYLLTHDANSSDYFVAIDEESSVVNIEQGEALFDNKGTPSLFLSAQKKLLEADLKNDYLTYKFTQELVRLGLIKDIDIILQFEQGDPQTIQGLSTVDEDKLQALDHDTIVNLHKQGYLNVLNSMLISLFQLNALVKIHNQHPELKPLKQIKLELSRDAHAF, from the coding sequence ATGGCAATTAAAAAATTATCAAACACAGAACATCAAGCATTAAAAGTTAACCCTAATGCTGCGGCAATTTATGCATCAACCAAGCATTTACTTAATTTAAGAGCAACAGAAGTAGCTAAAGTAACGTGCGATCTTCCTGTGTTTTTTGCACGTAATGCACAAAATGGTAGCTATACAATTTCAGCCCTAACCAGTTTTAATGCTAATAAAAATTTATTAGTAAATAACACAAAATGGCACGCACTTTATACACCAATGTGTATGCAATCATATCCACTTTATTTATTAACACACGATGCTAATAGTAGTGATTACTTTGTTGCTATAGATGAAGAAAGCTCAGTAGTAAATATAGAGCAAGGTGAAGCGTTATTTGATAATAAAGGAACCCCAAGTTTATTTTTAAGCGCGCAGAAAAAACTACTCGAAGCTGATTTAAAAAACGATTATCTCACTTATAAATTTACACAAGAGTTAGTGCGTTTAGGGCTTATAAAGGATATTGATATTATTTTGCAGTTCGAACAAGGCGACCCTCAAACTATTCAAGGCTTGAGTACCGTTGACGAAGATAAGCTTCAAGCACTTGATCATGACACTATTGTTAACTTACATAAGCAAGGTTACTTAAATGTGTTAAATAGCATGTTAATTTCACTTTTTCAGCTTAACGCCTTAGTAAAAATTCATAATCAGCATCCAGAACTCAAGCCTTTAAAGCAAATTAAATTAGAGCTAAGTCGAGATGCGCACGCATTTTAG